Proteins from a single region of Symphalangus syndactylus isolate Jambi chromosome 12, NHGRI_mSymSyn1-v2.1_pri, whole genome shotgun sequence:
- the LOC134734871 gene encoding uncharacterized protein: MADAGVCLGASPELEPCWLLRRWAPHSQGGLLCQRWNNSAHLTAQGRLITFKGEELSFILPQNVGPLWAEMAVRRGGAGWDLQRPQASLGGVEQLWPESLVGLEVGLGDVAYPPPLLDEREILETKNREGTLEIKEVLQKGTCLLCSLVQEERAVGVETPAAAQVLVGSDDSAAELRGGQVSAAQQPTLLEHMGPAVKDSGAHIHLKGIRGGSVLLNVIERLRVDLGTKLEEVVWTLGKLSNHTQVLRVHRGAASPTWVGLEAKFKQRVHVPSVLSLRIENLAPEDSGQYMAMICLTGGQLSGQVFYLTVYEPVPHPEILTESLSIIPGSCNITVECRAPGATEDLNVTWESKGLLGELEHRETPGPAPNPWTLAVNLPLSQRNSNLTCVVSNQVDQKDVILPWGSLCQGLSFPQGQFYFERKIGKCRATRGRPGLWSGGKASTFVKQASPRCRVQNEIGALAEHLPGTSLGTHRASLTQRRHSLKWVLVHHCDKLTGSGKFSNLSLVTQVISGK; the protein is encoded by the exons ATGGCTGACGCTGGAGTGTGTCTTGGGGCCAGCCCTGAGCTGGAGCCCTGCTGGCTCCTAAGGAGGTGGGCACCACACAGCCAGGGTGGGCTGCTGTGTCAGCGATGGAACAACAGTGCACACCTGACTGCTCAGGGCCGCCTGATAACATTTAAAGGAGAGGAGCTCTCCTTCATTTTACCACAGAACGTGGGCCCCTTGTGGGCCGAGATGGCTGTCAGAAGGGGAGGTGCTGG TTGGGATCTGCAGAGACCACAGGCTTCCCTGGGGGGGGTGGAGCAGCTGTGGCCTGAGTCCCTAGTGGGTTTGGAGGTTGGATTGGGTGACGTGGCCTATCCTCCTCCTCTGCTGGACGAAAGAGAGATTCTGGAAACCAAGAACCGAGAAGGAACTCTTGAGATAAAGGAAGTCCTGCAGAAAGGCACCTGTCTGCTGTG TTCCCTCGTCCAGGAA GAGAGGGCAGTTGGGGTGGAGACCCCGGCAGCTGCTCAGGTCCTCGTGGGCTCAGACGACAGTGCAGCTGAGCTCCGGGGAGGGCAG GTGTCTGCAGCACAGCAGCCAACACTTCTGGAGCACATGGGCCCTGCAGTGAAGGATTCTGGAGCCCACATTCATCTGAAGGGGATCCGAGGAGGTTCCGTCTTGTTGAATGTGATTGAGAGGCTCAGAGTAGATCTAGGCACCAAGCTGGAGGAAGTTGTATGGACTTTGGGCAAGCTGTCAAATCATACACAGGTGCTGAGAGTCCACAGAGGGGCCGCCTCTCCAACCTGGGTCGGCCTTGAGGCCAAGTTCAAGCAGAGGGTCCATGTGCCCAGTGTGTTGTCTCTGAGGATTGAGAACCTGGCCCCTGAAGACAGTGGGCAGTACATGGCCATGATCTGCTTAACTGGGGGACAATTATCTGGCCAGGTTTTCTACCTCACTGTCTATG agcctgtgCCTCATCCTGAGATCCTGACCGAGTCACTGTCTATCATACCAGGCTCGTGTAACATCACCGTGGAGTGTAGGGCTCCAGGAGCCACAGAGGACCTGAATGTGACTTGGGAGAGCAAGGGCCTCCTCGGAGAGCTGGAGCACAGAGAAACACCAGGACCAGCCCCCAACCCCTGGACCCTGGCTGTGAACCTGCCCCTGAGCCAGCGGAACAGCAATCTCACCTGTGTGGTCAGCAACCAGGTGGATCAGAAAGATGTGATTTTACCTTGGGGAAGCCTGTGTCAAG GACTCTCCTTTCCCCAAGGACAGTTTTATTTcgaaagaaaaattggaaaatgcaGAGCCACGAGGGGGCGCCCTGGACTCTGGTCTGGTGGTAAAGCCAGCACCTTCGTAAAGCAAGCATCTCCGAGATGCCGGGTTCAGAATGAAATAGGAGCATTGGCTGAGCATCTGCCGGGGACCTCACTGGGCACGCACAGGGCCTCACTTACTCAACGCAGACACTCCCTGAAGTGGGTGCTTGTGCACCACTGTGATAAGCTCACAGGCTCAGGCAAGTTCAGCAATCTGTCCCTGGTCACTCAGGTAATAAGTGGAAAATGA